The Amycolatopsis sp. DG1A-15b genome window below encodes:
- a CDS encoding thiamine pyrophosphate-dependent enzyme: protein MSPVLPTAADLIVGGLQAHGVDTVFGLPGVQTYDLFDSLARTGGDIRVIGARHEQTVAYMAFGYAQATGRTGVCTVVPGPGVLNASAALLSAHGASAPVVCLTGEIPRAYLGRGLGHLHEMPDQLATLRSITKWSALVEHPVEVPDALATAFRESAGGRPRPVSLAVPWDVLGLRAPAGVTGPLPLPRPAVDPAGIEKAADLLESAKHPMIMVGGGARHAAAEVRALAERLQAPVVPFRGGRGIVGDDHPLGFTCVSGFERWPETDVVIGIGSRMELSWFRWPDKPAGLKTILLDIDPRQATRLEADVAIIADAADSTAALTAAAGPQRTDRTAEFTALKAAVAERVTDVGPELEYLRAIRDVLPRDGFFVEEICQVGFASYFGFEVYAPRTFVTCGHQGTLGFGYPTALGVQAAFPGRPVVSVAGDGGFMFAAQELATAVQYGLNVVAVVFDNGYYGNVHLDQERLFDGRALGGRLHNPDFARLAETFGALGLTARTPDDLRGALDKAFAAGRPALVHVPCELGTGASPWKYLMPKSDRS, encoded by the coding sequence ATGTCCCCGGTACTCCCGACCGCGGCCGACCTGATCGTCGGCGGGCTGCAGGCCCACGGCGTCGACACCGTCTTCGGCCTGCCCGGCGTGCAGACCTACGACCTGTTCGACAGCCTCGCCCGCACCGGCGGCGACATCCGCGTGATCGGCGCCCGGCACGAGCAGACCGTCGCCTACATGGCGTTCGGGTACGCGCAGGCGACCGGCCGCACCGGGGTCTGCACCGTCGTCCCCGGCCCCGGGGTCCTCAACGCGTCGGCCGCGTTGCTCTCGGCGCACGGGGCGAGCGCACCGGTGGTGTGCCTCACCGGTGAGATCCCGCGCGCGTACCTCGGCCGCGGGCTCGGGCACCTGCACGAAATGCCCGACCAGCTGGCGACCCTGCGCTCGATCACCAAGTGGTCGGCGCTGGTCGAGCACCCGGTGGAGGTGCCGGACGCACTGGCGACGGCGTTCCGGGAATCGGCCGGCGGGCGGCCCCGGCCGGTCTCGCTGGCGGTGCCGTGGGACGTGCTGGGACTGCGTGCCCCGGCCGGCGTCACCGGCCCGCTGCCGCTGCCCCGCCCGGCCGTCGACCCGGCCGGCATCGAGAAGGCCGCGGACCTCCTGGAATCGGCGAAGCACCCGATGATCATGGTGGGCGGTGGCGCCCGGCACGCCGCCGCCGAGGTCCGGGCGCTGGCGGAGCGGCTGCAGGCGCCGGTGGTGCCGTTCCGCGGCGGGCGCGGCATCGTGGGCGACGACCACCCGCTCGGCTTCACCTGCGTCTCGGGCTTCGAACGGTGGCCCGAGACCGACGTCGTGATCGGCATCGGGTCACGGATGGAGCTCTCCTGGTTCCGCTGGCCGGACAAGCCGGCCGGCCTGAAGACGATCCTGCTCGACATCGACCCGCGGCAGGCGACCCGGCTCGAAGCGGACGTCGCGATCATCGCCGACGCCGCCGACTCGACGGCCGCGCTCACCGCCGCCGCCGGTCCACAACGGACGGACCGGACGGCGGAGTTCACCGCGCTGAAAGCCGCCGTCGCCGAGCGCGTCACCGACGTCGGGCCGGAGCTGGAGTACCTCCGGGCGATCCGGGACGTGCTCCCGCGCGACGGCTTCTTCGTCGAGGAGATCTGCCAGGTCGGCTTCGCGTCCTACTTCGGGTTCGAGGTCTACGCCCCGCGCACGTTCGTCACCTGCGGTCACCAGGGCACGCTCGGCTTCGGCTACCCCACGGCGCTGGGCGTGCAGGCGGCCTTCCCCGGCCGTCCGGTGGTTTCGGTGGCCGGGGACGGCGGCTTCATGTTCGCCGCGCAGGAACTCGCCACCGCCGTCCAATACGGACTCAACGTGGTCGCGGTGGTGTTCGACAACGGCTACTACGGCAACGTCCACCTGGACCAGGAGCGGCTGTTCGACGGCCGCGCGCTCGGCGGGCGGCTGCACAACCCGGACTTCGCCCGGCTCGCCGAAACGTTCGGTGCGCTCGGCCTGACCGCGCGCACCCCGGACGACCTGCGCGGCGCGCTGGACAAGGCGTTCGCCGCGGGCCGGCCGGCGCTGGTGCACGTGCCGTGCGAACTGGGCACCGGCGCGTCGCCGTGGAAGTACCTGATGCCGAAGTCGGACCGCAGCTAG
- a CDS encoding GntR family transcriptional regulator, with protein sequence MVSYMIGASAGRPVTKSQLAYETIKARILDGRYGPGYRLVLDQIGRELDVSAVPVREALRRLEAEELIEFERNVGARVVAIDPVAYQHAMQTVAIVEGAATGLAAPLLTAEALRRARELNDRMRRSLAEFDPVAFTALNAEFHEVLFGACPNPNLVDLVRRCWTRLAAVRDSTFTSVPGRAPESVEEHERLLALIEGGGEPEEVERFARGHRMATLEAYLARER encoded by the coding sequence ATGGTTTCCTACATGATTGGCGCGTCCGCGGGAAGACCGGTCACCAAGTCGCAGCTGGCCTACGAGACGATCAAGGCCCGGATCCTCGACGGGCGCTACGGGCCCGGCTACCGGCTGGTGCTCGACCAGATCGGCCGCGAGCTCGACGTCAGCGCGGTGCCGGTCCGCGAGGCCCTGCGCCGGCTGGAGGCCGAGGAGCTGATCGAGTTCGAGCGGAACGTGGGCGCCCGGGTGGTGGCCATCGATCCGGTCGCCTACCAGCACGCGATGCAGACGGTGGCGATCGTCGAGGGCGCGGCCACCGGCCTCGCCGCGCCGCTGCTGACGGCCGAGGCGCTGAGGCGCGCCCGCGAGCTGAACGACCGGATGCGCCGCAGCCTCGCCGAGTTCGACCCGGTGGCGTTCACCGCGCTCAACGCCGAGTTCCACGAGGTGCTGTTCGGCGCCTGCCCCAACCCGAACCTGGTCGACCTGGTCCGGCGCTGCTGGACCCGGCTGGCGGCGGTCCGCGACAGCACGTTCACGTCGGTGCCGGGCCGGGCACCGGAGTCGGTCGAGGAGCACGAGCGGCTGCTGGCGTTGATCGAGGGCGGGGGAGAACCGGAGGAAGTGGAACGGTTCGCGCGCGGGCACCGGATGGCGACGTTGGAGGCCTACCTCGCCCGGGAGCGGTGA
- a CDS encoding alpha/beta hydrolase, with the protein MPIFSAPDGTALAVHLSGPGAAPPVVCLPGGPMRAGAYLGDLGGLTTRRRLAVLDLRGTGGSAEPADPATYRCDRQVEDVEALRKHLGLERFDLLGHSAGASLAVRYAARYPRRLNRLALIAPSPRAVGFDVPPGQRRRIMARRAGAPWFSAAAAAYESIAAKKATSADWAAFAPLYYGRWDTAARQHQAGEAGQRNGAAARIYNSAGAHQPETTRAALGAVTAGVLVLAGELDWIATPAVADRFAALFPDGRAVVLPGAAHYPWLDDAPAFRSAVGGFLA; encoded by the coding sequence GTGCCGATCTTCTCCGCGCCGGACGGAACCGCGCTCGCCGTCCACCTCTCCGGTCCGGGCGCCGCGCCGCCGGTGGTCTGCCTGCCCGGCGGCCCGATGCGGGCCGGCGCCTACCTCGGGGATCTCGGCGGCCTGACGACCCGGCGCCGCCTCGCCGTGCTGGACCTCCGCGGCACCGGCGGCTCGGCAGAGCCCGCCGACCCCGCCACCTACCGGTGCGACCGCCAGGTCGAGGACGTCGAGGCGCTGCGCAAGCACCTCGGCCTCGAACGCTTCGACCTCCTCGGGCACTCGGCCGGGGCGAGCCTGGCCGTCCGGTACGCGGCCCGGTACCCGCGGCGCCTGAACCGGCTCGCGCTGATCGCGCCGAGCCCGCGAGCCGTCGGCTTCGACGTACCGCCCGGGCAGCGGCGGCGGATCATGGCCCGGCGGGCCGGCGCTCCCTGGTTCTCCGCCGCGGCCGCCGCGTACGAGTCGATCGCCGCGAAGAAGGCGACCAGCGCGGACTGGGCCGCCTTCGCGCCGCTGTACTACGGCCGCTGGGACACCGCGGCCCGGCAGCACCAAGCCGGCGAAGCGGGCCAGCGCAACGGTGCGGCCGCCCGGATCTACAACTCGGCCGGCGCTCATCAGCCCGAGACGACCCGTGCCGCGCTCGGCGCCGTCACCGCCGGAGTGCTGGTGCTGGCCGGCGAACTGGACTGGATCGCCACCCCGGCCGTCGCGGACCGCTTCGCCGCGCTGTTCCCGGACGGCCGCGCCGTCGTCCTGCCCGGCGCCGCGCACTACCCGTGGCTGGACGACGCGCCCGCGTTCCGGTCAGCCGTGGGCGGCTTCCTGGCCTGA
- a CDS encoding pirin family protein: protein MSNTEAAPAELAGGDRPAAADPDRPVVEVLAPRAVPLGGPRAMRVRRTLPQRSRSLIGAWCFADHYGPDEVSGPGAMDVAPHPHTGLQTVSWLFSGEIEHRDSLGTHAMVRPGELNLMTGGHGICHSEVSTAATKTLHGVQLWVALPERHRHTARAFDHYVPSVNRIEGAEIRVFLGSLAGRTSPIPTFTPLLGAEVVLGPDAHMSLGVDPGFEHGVLADTGDVEVAGTRVRTAELGYLGTGVRSLTLSNRGTEPARFLLLGGTPFDEEILMWWNFVGRTHEEIAAFREAWQAGSDQFGSVTGYPGERLPAPALPAVRIKPRRNPGSGQEAAHG from the coding sequence ATGAGCAACACCGAGGCCGCCCCCGCCGAACTCGCCGGTGGCGACCGGCCCGCGGCCGCCGATCCCGACCGTCCCGTTGTCGAGGTGCTCGCTCCGCGCGCGGTGCCCCTCGGCGGGCCGCGCGCGATGCGGGTCCGGCGGACCCTGCCGCAGCGGTCGCGGTCGCTGATCGGCGCCTGGTGCTTCGCCGACCACTACGGCCCCGACGAGGTCAGCGGGCCCGGGGCGATGGACGTCGCGCCGCATCCGCACACCGGGCTGCAGACCGTCAGCTGGCTGTTCTCCGGCGAGATCGAACACCGCGACAGCCTCGGCACGCACGCGATGGTCCGCCCCGGCGAACTGAACCTGATGACCGGCGGGCACGGCATCTGCCACTCCGAGGTCTCGACCGCCGCCACGAAGACGCTGCACGGCGTCCAGCTCTGGGTGGCCCTGCCCGAGCGGCACCGGCACACGGCACGCGCGTTCGACCACTACGTCCCTTCGGTGAACCGGATCGAGGGCGCGGAGATCCGCGTGTTCCTCGGCTCACTGGCCGGTCGGACGTCGCCGATCCCGACGTTCACCCCGCTGCTGGGCGCGGAAGTCGTGCTGGGACCGGACGCCCACATGTCCCTCGGCGTGGACCCCGGCTTCGAGCACGGCGTCCTGGCCGACACCGGCGACGTCGAGGTGGCCGGTACCCGCGTCCGGACGGCGGAGCTGGGCTACCTCGGCACCGGGGTGCGGTCCCTGACCCTGAGCAACCGCGGCACCGAACCGGCCCGGTTCCTGCTGCTGGGCGGCACCCCGTTCGACGAAGAGATCCTGATGTGGTGGAACTTCGTCGGCCGCACCCACGAAGAAATCGCCGCGTTCCGCGAAGCGTGGCAAGCCGGGTCGGACCAGTTCGGCAGTGTCACGGGCTACCCGGGCGAGCGCCTGCCCGCTCCCGCGCTGCCGGCGGTCCGCATCAAGCCCCGCCGGAACCCGGGCTCAGGCCAGGAAGCCGCCCACGGCTGA
- a CDS encoding PhoU domain-containing protein codes for MPTPFQKELVTLAHRLADLGDLVASTLEEATRSALESDHTLGGRAREQAAAVASLGAACEDQACALLALHAPREAEVKAVVAAVHTAADLTRMGGLAREVAEARGPVPPEVRPALGRLGGHAVAAARALREVLAGGGGTGLDDAVSLVGAAEREVRAWADGREGPRGTGHAVELALLAAVYGRFAATAVRIGRRAEGFAPVGA; via the coding sequence ATGCCGACGCCGTTTCAGAAGGAGCTCGTCACGCTCGCCCACCGGCTGGCGGACCTGGGCGACCTCGTCGCCAGCACGCTCGAGGAGGCCACTCGCTCGGCGCTGGAAAGTGACCACACGCTGGGCGGACGTGCGCGGGAGCAGGCGGCGGCGGTGGCCTCGCTCGGGGCCGCGTGCGAGGACCAGGCGTGTGCGTTGCTGGCCTTGCACGCGCCGCGGGAGGCGGAGGTGAAGGCGGTCGTCGCGGCCGTGCACACCGCTGCGGATCTCACTCGGATGGGTGGTCTCGCCCGGGAAGTCGCCGAGGCGCGGGGACCCGTGCCGCCGGAGGTGCGGCCCGCGCTGGGCCGGCTGGGCGGGCACGCGGTGGCCGCCGCGCGGGCCCTCCGGGAGGTGCTGGCCGGTGGGGGCGGGACCGGGCTCGATGACGCGGTGTCGCTCGTGGGGGCGGCCGAGCGGGAGGTGCGGGCGTGGGCGGACGGCCGGGAGGGGCCGCGCGGAACCGGTCACGCGGTCGAGCTCGCGTTGCTGGCCGCGGTCTACGGCCGGTTCGCCGCGACGGCGGTCCGGATCGGGCGCCGGGCGGAAGGGTTCGCGCCGGTCGGGGCTTAG